In the Anastrepha obliqua isolate idAnaObli1 chromosome 1, idAnaObli1_1.0, whole genome shotgun sequence genome, one interval contains:
- the LOC129237252 gene encoding uncharacterized protein LOC129237252 isoform X2: MSALTTLEINGEAVPIKCLQIDPVNDEYRFYLMERQAEKSRQSVAPVGYDPVLNSDVEDLGGCLGMSYDPTEPDDIEFYSDDDESIADSEDDLHDSENYCDYTRCSKDFHNRIVLNHARGLLSYTLQYRNDLKGLVNKQKSLL, translated from the exons ATGTCTGCTTTAACCACATTGGAAATTAATGGTGAAGCAGTCCCTATTAAGTGCCTCCAAATTG ATCCCGTTAACGATGAATATAGATTTTACTTGATGGAACGCCAGGCAGAAAAATCTAGGCAATCAGTGGCACCAGTTGGTTACGACCCTGTGCTTAACTCAG ATGTAGAAGACCTAGGGGGATGCTTGGGCATGTCTTAcg ATCCCACAGAGCCTGACGACATAGAATTTTACTCTGACGACGACGAGAGTATCGCCGATTCTGAAGACGATCTTCATGACTCGGAAAATT ATTGTGATTATACAAGATGCAGCAAGGATTTTCATAATAGAATCGTCCTAAATCACGCTCGCGGTCTGCTGAGCTACACACTACAATATCGAAATGATCTCAAAGGActagtaaataaacaaaaatctctTCTTTAA
- the LOC129237252 gene encoding uncharacterized protein LOC129237252 isoform X1, whose product MSALTTLEINGEAVPIKCLQIDPVNDEYRFYLMERQAEKSRQSVAPVGYDPVLNSDVEDLGGCLGMSYDPTEPDDIEFYSDDDESIADSEDDLHDSENCNEIDCDYTRCSKDFHNRIVLNHARGLLSYTLQYRNDLKGLVNKQKSLL is encoded by the exons ATGTCTGCTTTAACCACATTGGAAATTAATGGTGAAGCAGTCCCTATTAAGTGCCTCCAAATTG ATCCCGTTAACGATGAATATAGATTTTACTTGATGGAACGCCAGGCAGAAAAATCTAGGCAATCAGTGGCACCAGTTGGTTACGACCCTGTGCTTAACTCAG ATGTAGAAGACCTAGGGGGATGCTTGGGCATGTCTTAcg ATCCCACAGAGCCTGACGACATAGAATTTTACTCTGACGACGACGAGAGTATCGCCGATTCTGAAGACGATCTTCATGACTCGGAAAATTGTAATGAAATTG ATTGTGATTATACAAGATGCAGCAAGGATTTTCATAATAGAATCGTCCTAAATCACGCTCGCGGTCTGCTGAGCTACACACTACAATATCGAAATGATCTCAAAGGActagtaaataaacaaaaatctctTCTTTAA